A region of Culicoides brevitarsis isolate CSIRO-B50_1 chromosome 1, AGI_CSIRO_Cbre_v1, whole genome shotgun sequence DNA encodes the following proteins:
- the LOC134827912 gene encoding glutathione S-transferase 1-1-like, which translates to MAPVKLYYYFRSPPSRAVLLLIHYLEIEFEKIDIDLFAGEHLEESFLKVNPKHQVPVLDDNGFILTESKAILCYLANSRISGSTLYPLNPKKRALIDEQLNYDSGTLFQRLIAAMQDVVFGEATEVPENAKTKIFDSLNYLNDLLSKRNFVAGDDLSIADFAVIATISALFFMGVNIEDYPEIQRWYEQCKELPGFDENEDGAKALADVINEKVEGDTAF; encoded by the exons ATGGCTCCCGTTAAACTTTACTACTACTTTCGTTCGCCGCCATCGCGTGCCGTCTTGTtgttaattcattatttagaAATCGAAtttgaa AAAATCGACATTGATTTATTTGCGGGAGAACATCTCGAGGAATCTTTTTTGAAAGTGAATCCAAAGCATCAGGTGCCAGTTTTGGATGACAATGGATTCATTTTGACAGAGTCGAAAGCGATTTTGTGCTATTTGGCGAACTCGAGAATTAGCGGAAGTACTTTGTATCCCTTGAATCCGAAGAAAAGAGCGCTAATTGATGAGCAATTGAATTACGATTCGGGAACTTTATTTCAACGATTGATTGCTGCAATG caagatGTTGTTTTTGGAGAAGCAACTGAAGTACCAGAAAACGCTAAAACGAAGATTTTTGActctttgaattatttaaacgaTCTTTTatcgaaaagaaattttgtagcAGGAGATGATCTCAGTATTGCTGATTTTGCCGTTATTGCTACAATTTCTGCtcttttt ttcatggGAGTAAATATCGAAGATTACCCCGAAATTCAACGTTGGTACGAACAATGCAAGGAATTGCCcggttttgatgaaaatgaagACGGCGCAAAGGCTTTAGCTGATGTCATTAACGAAAAAGTCGAAGGAGATACagctttttaa